A region of the Ptychodera flava strain L36383 chromosome 22, AS_Pfla_20210202, whole genome shotgun sequence genome:
AATCAGATTGTGCAGAGGTAAACAaacttttgatttgttttcgaGCTGTTCTTCAAGTGAATGTACACCTTGAAATCTATTTTCACATTGGAAAATTGTGTACagtactcaaaagtttgtgttcaaTGGATACAGTGTGTTAAATATTAATTTCCCCACCCTCATTTCACATGAATAAGTCTACAGTTTCCATCAGTTAATATTGAATCTGTTCTGACAAACTGTAGTGTACTTTGGTTTGACTAAAGTATGACCAAAAGGTCAAAGTCTTTGTGTGCAAATGAtacactgtatatatgtatagcAAATTAACCGTACAAATAGAGAAATTTAATACAAAGCCCCTCACTCCCCACCCCGcctgaatttttttcatgaatttgttactatgttttgtatttaaaaaattacattaaCATGGGAACTTTATAAAACTTTTAAGTACTGTAGTCGTTCATATTTGAATGTTATATTATAACTTaccaatagcgctgatcgcaaatgacgtcactgttctctcacattaatatgcataagtaAACATTTCTCCGCATTTTTCCgcataaacaacaaaaataaaacctgcgagtgttagaaaggctatttagcatcacacttattcgtatgaattgattactgagactacaagctgcaacagcaaccgcgcatacaacaacaaaatttgtccgaatttcagcatatttgtccgaaagtcgggTCGGGTGCAGCTATAGTTAGTAACAAATCCAAAATCGCAATCAACAGTGATGATTTCCTTTGGTGAGTTGAGTGATAAAGGtgttgaaaacaaaacttaATGAGTGtgtgcatatacatgtaaacaTACAGATTTCATTGTAGATATGCAGTTTTGGAACTCTGGCAGTGTTTCGCAAATCCCCGTTCTATTATTTCATTGATATACCATAGATATACCATAGGCATCCTGGTACTGCTCTGAACAAAAACACTGACCTGTCAAATCAGTTGCCATTTCCTGCAGTTCTGTAGCCAACAACAGCAATTTTGGTTGGTTAGGATAGGTTGGCATCTTTCCCAAACACAGCTCAGGAAAGCTGTGGTTGATGGGACTTCAGAATATTGCCAGTGTGAGCAACAAAAATTCAGCATATTGCCATCAAAGTTTGCGTGAAGGTTGAATATAGTTCACATATCCAGATACTTTTGTGCATCTGAATGCATCTTTCGTCAAGTGTTTCATACTAGTACATTGATGGTAAAAAAAGTGATCTGGTGGGTTGAAACATGAAAATAACTCTGCTACATTTGCGGTATAGCATGGTTGTAACAAACACAAGTTGTCATCTTGAGAAAATGTCCCTTTGAATGTGTCATGTCAGAATATACAGTTGTGATATAATAGCCGAAAACCACCTCAGCAATGGGTATAGCACTCAGTTTTATGGTGTttgatgtacatacatgtatgtgatgaaGTAATTATGAATGAGTATGTAATTGTCCATCTTTGCTCTCCTTTTCACCCCAGAATGCACTTCAGGGACCGAAATTTGGTCTACTGTTTGTTTgagatcattttgaaattttcgagtgaaaaatattttcactgtctatggttttggaaaatcaattttatttttccccatagagttaccacagggatggctgtcattttgaatttcaagtatcggtaaatgtAATTGTACAATGACCCCAGACTTTTCATTCTTGATGCAGTCAGAGAATGGTTTGAAAGtatcactgaggaaagtttagcaaaagtttagttttttcattttcaaggtgcaTGCTACTTTCAGTAAGCCCTTTAGAACAAACTCTTTCTCGACATTGATAGCTGATATTTGTGAAAGGTTTTGTAAACCGACAATCTTTCTCGCTGCGTTGTCTTTTTCAGGGTAAAGAAGGCATTTTGTCTCTTGTGAAGACAAAATTAGAACCCATGATTGAAGTAGGAACTCTTTACTTGAACAAAGCAAAAGATGAGATCAATAGCTACTGCAGTGGTATGGAAGCCTGGCAGATTGTCCTCTACACACTGGGCCTAACTCTAGTTGTAGTGTGGCTTTATCGCTTTCTGTTTGATCATGAACTAGGTAAGGCATTTGAAAGGCATTGATAAGGTGATAGTTTGACAAAGCGATGGCAGCTGTCTGCTGAATAAATGCTGCATTTATGTCAAGATGCTGGACAAATGGGAAAATCCGATGGATTGGTCGTTGAAACTGCACgtgtgtgactttcttgtttacaaacaatgtatttcatgcatgacatctagatgcatcacgtgaacatagctgcaacatttaaattttaggatattcattgttaacaaacatgctttaactttcatcaatcgccaatgtACCCTacagtagatacagtatttacatcagTCGTAGGGTTCCCTCACAACCTTTGAGCAGATTTCCAACTACTGTCTCACTTAAAAAGACAagagaaatatattttgtgtaACAATTTTAGCATGTTTAGTGTGCAGAGATTTGTTTTAGAGAAGTTCATCCAGTGATTCTTCAGAAAGATAAAGTTTTAGACCAAAGTTTATTGATACATGTTAATGTATACATACACATGAGTCTTTTGAGAATCCATGACAAGCCATAtccagttttgtattttacaacaGATGTACTTCCAGAAATGATCAACAGTCGTTTTTGCCACACTTCAGTGTTGATTACTGGTATCTTTACAGCATACCATGGTTATTGTAGCCAGAGAGTTGATGTTGCAGGAATGCTACCAAATTTACGGCAATCctaaaattacttttatcttGAAGTACATGAACGGTTTCCATCTTCTTGCAGGATTGTTTGAAAGAATTCAGAAATCCTTTTTCAAGAATGTAAGACATCTACCAATCATTGGAACAAAAGTGAGTTTACATGTTAAACCTACAAACTGTATGTGCAGTGATCTCCACAGCTTGGAAATCAGAGGGATcgacaatttacataacaatgtacaatttgcatattcttttcttctgaaaatatattcttttgtactgttattaacatatgaatagattgctccaaaAACAGAAAGGTGGCCCACCCATCTGTTTTCTGCGGAGAATCCTGATGTTTACCAATCCTGAATGGCATAAGACCCAGGGGCATAACACCCACCTCTCTGTGTCCCTTGTAAACTCTTTCTCACAAAATCTCTCCCTATCTCTCAGAATATCTCCTGTAAGAAGTGTGATAAGTAtaaaaattcaatgctaaaaTTCTTTGAttaaaaatgatattaaaatttctatcctaCGCAAAACACCACAATAAATTACCTTGAAATACTTACTTTTTTCAGATTAAACAAGAGATTGAGAAGACGTGTaataatgttgaaaacttttcattCAAATTGGAACCCGGCCAGACCTATGTCACAAACCTTCCATACACTGGACTCAGTGAGTCTAAACTTTTACAGCTGATAAATGACAAGTATGAAACCATGGGTAAGTAATCAAGGTAAACAGGATGCTGAAGGAGAAATCACAGtgcattttgtttcactgtacATCCGCATACATGTAGCACAGAAGACTAACCTGAACGGATTAACGCAGACTATAAACGcttaaaccctttgagtgccaaagtcaattttatcacctttaaaaaataaactccagtcaatttttttctggctCTTGCCTAAATTTTTATAAAAACCAGcagccaatgaaatttgatgtccatttggtttaaaattatcaaaaaaattagacaaaaactcttaaaaattggtaaaatgttgcactaaaattttggtgggattaattacagcacttaaagggttaaaattttccaaaaaaatgacatttacaaCTGTATGTACTTATGTGCCTTCTTAAGACCGGTACAGTTACACTGAATAAACAATTCGAAAAGAATGTTAGTGAGCGAAAGATGAGTATTGTTAACTTATCTAGTGAGCATCAAGCaattgtgcgtccgtccgtgcgtctgtTCACGCAAACTTTTCAGCGATGCCTGGAgggatttctttcaaatttggtacaaggattactacctatgtcatacatatgcttgttgatttgttttgtgatacaatccaatatgaccaTCATTTCCGTCAATGGTTCCCAAATTCATTAagcaagtggggactatgttattgacgatgacttgttctctGCAGAGGGTGCTGATTGGACGTGTGGTAAAGTGTCTGGAACAGTGTATAATGGCAATGCAGAATTAACGTCACTTATTACCAAGGTAAGAATTACACTAAACAGTAGGACTCCAATAAAACTGACTGTCTTATAGTCTGAGCATACTGACCGTTCCCATCCGCAGTGTTCACTGTAGCCGACACGTTACACGTTTGGTGCATTTCATAGCTATTCATACACTGCCATTGAATTGACATGTATGGTATAATGTAGGAAATATGCGTGCATTCAGCATTCTGTACAGCCTCTAcagcaaattttaatttgaaacttgTTTATATTAATCTTGAATTCCTGAGTTAGTCTATGGTAATATACAGTATTTTCAGGAGTGTTTCTGTTTTCGTTGAAACATTGGGCATGCCTCTTTTTATGATTTAGCAATCAATTGTGGGAAGCACTGTAGCTGCCATATTTAAGGAGGCAACTTTTTATTAAAGCAATTTACAAAAACGTGATGTTGAGTAAAATATGTTGTGTTGTGCAACTCCATCTAACGATACCTTGTTTCTGTTATATTCAAATCAATTCTCAACACTTGAAATCTGATGCCACGAGATCTGCATGTATGATATTATGTGGAAATTTAATCCCCTTCCCCAACAGGATTCAAAGGTCTAAGATATAATGATATCGTTAAATAAACTGATTTTGAAAACTCAATATGCTAAAATATATGCCTGTAAAGAAAATCTTCTTCATTCATTGGTTATTCCAAATTGTAGGTGTATGGCCAATATGCATGGGCCAATCCTCTTCATCCAGATGTCTTCCCAGGTGTACGTAAGATGGAAGCTGAAGTTGTTGCCATGACTTGTAAAATGTTCAACGGTGGACCAGAGGCATGTGGCACAGTAAGTGTCACCATAGAGTGTACAGTACAATATCTGCAGTGAATTTAAGTTTAACGTCTTTGACATCATATCTTATGGTGTGTTCTTAAAAAGTTTGCCTATTTGTTTCACATTAATATTTATTCATAAACTTCTGAGACCTGTCATTTCATAATGTCACATTAAATgtaaaagtaaaatgaacattcagTGTTACAATTATTCTGTTATTTGAATGaatttgataatttatcaatattttctgTGTGTCAACACAGTACAATTTCAATACCACTTTTTCTATGCCAATAAATTCATCAATACattcaaattatcaaaaatctgtcttgtcaaaaataattttgttttgattgtgTCGTAAAATGATGACTTTGTTGTATGCAAGTTCATTGACTTTCTGGGCATTGTCATCATTGAAGGACACCACAcaatgttaaaatattttgttttattcctATGCAGATGACGTCAGGTGGAACTGAAAGTATACTAATGGCTTGCAGAGTATACAGACACATAGCATATGAACGGGGTGTCAAATATCCTGAAATGTAAGTACAGAGAATGTCTTACGGCGTCAACATTGAATTTGTACTTGCTGTGCATGCATAGTGTTTGTGGTAACTGCCCTCATGTTGTTAAATTATGTTATCTTTACTTGAGTGTTTTCTTCCTATATTGAACTGTTTCTGATCGTTCCTTTCTGTCAACAGACTGGCTCCCAAAAGTGTACACAGTGCTTTCAACAAGGCTGCTGATTATTTCAGAATGAAAGTAGTTCTAGTACCACTAGATCCTGTCaccatgaaatgtgatgtcaagGTATTTAAATTTAGCTCATGTTACCTTTGctattacatgtaaaaccagatatgaactgaaaatgctacaGTGTTTTTATATGTGTTCGAGTTGTCTGTTAATTGATGCTTTTCTCTGATATAATTGCAACGATTTTGCAACGTTCAATTAACTTTACAGTATGTAGATAGTCTAATTCAAGCATTATTTTCCAAATTGAAAAAGctcatgaaatatgtaaattataaaaaaatgatttgaaaatgcaaaatgcctTCACtgctatttaaaaattgtgtcatCAATAGCACTTTCATTAACTTTGGTCAAATCCTTCCAATTATGAACAATTGGGAAAgtttattcaatatgcaaattaccaagtAGCTGATGTGAAAATGTAAAGTGTCTTTCATTACTATTTAATCATTTTACATTCACTATACACAGCaactttcatcaactttggtcaagtcctccCAGTTAAATGTGCCTAATTTgtaaagttcattagatatgcaaactatcaattaactgacatgaaaatgccagATGTATTTCACTACTATTAcattatacattattttattatCAGCATAcatggcaaatttcacaaattgtGGTCAAGTTCTTCTAGTcataaagttcatgaaatatgcaaattagcaataacCTGATTGAAAAGCGCTGACTGTCTGTcattaatgttatatcatagttcAATGTAgatagcaaatttcatcagcTTTGGCCAAGTCAATGCAGACGTATATCCCCAATTaggaaacttcattaaatatgcatatgagCAGTACCAATGTCATAAATCTTCTATTTTCCATCAacctttggtctagtcaatctTAATGTATATCCCAAATTTGgatagttcattaaatattctaATTAGTATTTATGAGATTGGAATCACAAATCTTCCACATGCAATTATGTagaattattttacaaaaaacaagcaataaaaaatacaaatgtgtgTAGGATACAACCATGATTGCTCAAGTGTCTGTGTGTTTCAACTTGgtttacaaatgtaataattggtGTCAtgctttatttgcatttttacagCACACTGATTTCCATGACACCATACTTCAGTGAGATTGTATTCCCAGACTGCACAGAGATGCAAATATATGTGTATCAATATATAAACATCCACAAAGATACAAAAATATGAGAAACTCTAGCAAGTAGGAATGAGAAGGACagaaattttttgtttattttatttgcttatttgcatatttgaataattGATCACAGGCTATGGCAAGAATGATAAACAGGAACACATGTATGCTAGTTGGTTCAGCTCCACAGTTTCCACATGGAACGTTAGATCCTATTGAAGAAATGTCAAAGGTAATTCTTTCCATGATGCTAATTATAGTTTATAATCAAATCAGGCAAGAGTTCCTCTCTCAGATCTCTTGTATGCTCTCCTTCTCCCTGTGTCTCCGTCTGTCTATCCCTCTCTTTCTCTTTCCCTCTGctctccctgtctgtctgtccctgtctctctccctgtctgtctgtctgtctcccccTCTTTCTCTCCCtcttttacacacacacactctctctctctctctcacagactctcactctctctctctctctctctctctctctctctctctctctctctctctctctctctctctctctctctctctctctctctctctctctctctctctctctctctctctctctctctctctctctctctctcccccccccacTTCCTTCAATAGTAATTTGCTCCTTTCTTCTCCAAATGTAACCACTGCTTTTAAAAAGTTCTTATATTGGCagtcttcaatccctggttttTTCACATTAGTGTCGGCTAACATAGACTAGTTATGTCTTGTTAGTCCTGTATTCTTCTTTGAAATTCTTGTCCAGTAAATTTGTTCGGAGATAAAGCTGATACCAAACCTGTACCTTTAATCTCGTTTCCTTCCATGGATTCTGTCAACTATATGCAAGTCAGTCATTCGTGGTATAGTCTTCACCTGTACATGACATTTGAAGTCACATGGTACATTGTTGTTGGAATCATGATTTCGAATCCATTTACTGTCCAGATAAGAGTTATTTTCCGTGTAAGGATGGACATATTCTTGTATCAGTCAGATTGGATGTATCAAAAGACATATATTGACAATCTTAATACCTATACTCtgtattgattcattttcagctTGCTTTAAAACACAAATTACCACTTCATGTGGACAGTTGCCTTGGCGGATTCCTTGTACCTTTCATGAAGAAAGCTGGTTATCACATTGAACCGTTTGATTTCAGTCTACCGGGAGTTACGAGTATTTCAGCTGACACACACAAGGTGAGTGTTTCCCTCAAAGACCTCTTTGAATATTCTGTACCTGTCTGTATTCTTCCGGATGGTTGCACATCCATGCTGTTTACAAACAGACAGGGTGAACCAATAAACATGGGAAGGGATCGTCAGAACAGTTCTCCCGATAATGTCAACATCCAAACATCCAACTGTGTTAACTGATggtcatatttacaaaaaaaaagtcaagtgttgacatgcatatgtaagaaaaaatgcaaaagtgATGGTGTAATTTTGTGTGATTGTCTCTGTATGTCTTGAATAAAGATTCTCTGTCCACaagatttgataattttgagacGTGTGGGATCGCAAATAAATTTTCTGTGCAGGAATGTTCTTTACTGTGTACTGTCTTAATCATGTGTCAATGAAAAGCAAATAAGTGTCAACCTTCCTAAAACCATTGTCAAACTTGCATATAAACATCTCTCTTGTCATTCATGCATATTTCCATCTATGATTAAATGCAgctgttcatttttagctcatatttggtatgtatataaataccaaaaagagcttatatggtgagtcgatggcgtctgtatgtctatgtgtgtgtacaggtgtatgtatgtatgtatgtgcggatgtatgtctgtcagacgcaaaagctcccaaaccgccacacctaccatcttagtatttggtgtacaggtagacccaggggtagagatgtgacgttgttcaaatgaacatgtcagtgtcaaaaatatgcaaatgaggtaagaaaaaggggaaatcctgcaaatttgtgggagtggtggcattaactgaaacagcccaatATGAGTCAGAGCTTCTATAAtctctaacctatttgtatgcattGTACCTATAgtattatgtgtaggagtggtggcagtaactgaaacagattatgagtcatttcctgtcattgttcataaactgttacatattagcagacctgctgaaactaagagggactgtgttgaaacattcctttgCTATGCATATTGCTGAAGTTGACCTCTAGTACCTGAAGTTTCAGACCTTACTTACTTttatcattcttgtttttctggtttaaatatttcttaaatGGAACGATCCAAACCAAATaggagcacactgtccttgacggtatttttgtaaGTTTAATTTATATGAACCCGTTTTGCTTGATTTATTTTATCCTATCCAGTACGGCTTCACACCCAAAGGTTCGTCTGTAATCATGTACAGTAATAAAAGTCTGCGGTTCAAGCAGTACTACATCAACCCAGACTGGCAGGGCGGTATCTATGCCTCTCCTGCAATTGCAGGTAAGATCTAGACTGAAATATctgtcgcttgagggcgctctctgtGCTCCCCTGCCAtatagagcgccctcaagcgacggatctttcagttaAGGTATTAAAGATCATTTTGTGAACATGGTGATAATCTTGACATGTTTTTTTGACTGTTCAAAATTCTTTCTTTTCTCAATCTTTGCAAGAAAGATGACTGTGTATCCGGTTTCTGtataaatgaattaaaattctTCAACATAAAGCAAGTAGTTTTCAAATAATTcaagtgtatttttttaaagcaAATTTTGAGTTTCACCTTGTTTAATTTCCATTCAGCAGAGAGTTGACAGCAGAGAGTTGAATATGAAATAAAGTCTGTTTGTGTTCTTTGCTGAAAACCAGGAGTCATTTTTCGTATGAGTTCAAAATTCACAAGAGATAGCAAATTAGCATAAGTAGTAATTTCAAAATCTAATTGTTTTTAAACAGTGTTCCTTTTTGAACAGTAAAATATGAATTGACCAGCAGGAGATAAAAACAATTGTTATGAGCACTGGATAAAAACACAAACGTTTCAGGTACAACCCTTTGTCAGTGTTTATCCCTCTTATGAGATAGTCTGTATTGTTCCTTTGTAAAGTTTTTACCCTTAAAAAGTCTATCATCATAATGAAGGGGTGGCTACTGTCTGAgggtgaaaatctgaaaaatatgcGAAATTAAAAGAACCTGTCAGAAGGCAAAGTTCAAGGATTTGATCCTCATTTTCTTGAGTCATTTCTTTCCAACTTGCAAAGCATGCTAAGTTTGTTTCAAGCGCTAAAATGCACACAGTTCTACTTTATCATAAGTAACACATGTGAAGGTGAGAAAATCCTTTGGAGCAAATCTTTGGGAAAATCAGTCATCATATTTTAGTTTCCCATACTGTTTCAACACCACACATAGATGTTCAACCTtaaacatttatgtacagtgACAAATTGAAGTTCACGTACACACTAAGGActgaatgaaaattgaaatttgcaacttttttgttgattgaacaaaaagaaaattgtaacTGGCCTTCTCCAACTTGTTGATACAGGTAGTCGTGCAGGGGCTTTGATAGCAGCTACATGGGCAGTGATGATGCACTATGGAGAACAGGGTTATGTAGATTCTACCAGGGCTATCATCCAGACAACACGCCACATAGAAGCTGGGTGAGTGTGGAAATTTTAAGTTTACCAATTAAGGTAGTTTTGCCTCATAAGTTGaagacgtaaacttttgctcaaactttcatcaaacaaactttcaaccatactctttcaaaagtaaaaacaaaaatcggggatcactgtgcaaattttggcactagagaaacaaattacccaatactTATCGatgtttgatattcaaaatggccggcatcTTTGTGTTATCTCAAGGGGGAAAATGAAATCCCAGACTTTCTCAAAACTAAGTCGATGAATACTTTATTTTACTCCACaaccttcaaaatgagccctcacaagtggtaggtcaaaagtatattataaaagtttgagagtccaaatatctgttccccAGGCACATGCTActtaaatagaaaaaaaacccaaGAAAGTGAGTGAACAACTACAGCAAATCTACTGATTATGTTGTTGAGAATCAAAAAATAAGtggatacatgtattttgtgcagacatacaatttttttatcaggTTTACAATGTCAGGATATAATTTATGATGTAATTAATCTCTTTCCTCAGCATGTAGTGGTTTGATGATAGTTTCAAAACCTTCAAGATGTTGCTAGATATTTTACTTACATTTCCACTTCGTGTGCTTCGCTGCCATTAATGGTATTATTTTTTCGtcaaaattgatattaaattgaAACCTGCTACAAGGTTCTGATGTAAATGACAGTTTTAAATATTCTGTCAATATTAAAATACATTGCCTATATTTTTCTTCATCAACCTTTTGTGAACGTTTGGTTGAATTTAAAAGTTgcattaataataatatattagTGATATATTTTGAATTAAATCATAAAATATGTTTAAATTTCGTTAAAATTTGTGACTGGCGCTTTTGGaacttattttattcatgttttgttttgaaaggtATATATTTGAAAGGTTCCTTTGTATGACATTTATCAAAAAAACGTTAACTttcttgaaaaaatgaaatctttattttgttttctgtagAGTTCGGAAGATTCCTGGAGTATACGTAGTAGGCCAGCCTGACGTCAGCGTTGTGGCTCTTGGATCACTagatttcaatgtttttcaaCTAGCTTCTGATCTAAACAAACGGGGCTGGAACCTGAACTCACTGCAGTTTCCGTCATGGTAAGACACTTGCGACATGTGATCTTCACTGCTGTAACATGACAAGATTGGACATCTCTGATTGGAGGTGCTCATTTTGATgtcatacaaacaaaataatctCATTGGCTATAGGTGGCAAGTTTAGTTTTAGATTATGTAGCCATGTAGCGGAATATTCCAATGACACCAGAATTTCTTAAGATGAGAGAACCAGGTAATGAATGGAAATATGTGTGAGCACTACACAGTGAAAAAATCTCAAGGATTTTACAACATAGTTTTCAACCAGAGAAAAACAATGCCAGTGAACATTATAATgtaattaaagccccaatagctgcgaatgtgaaATATACcaatctcaaaatatcttcagttttccaatagttttctttgaataagacccattaaagactgaaaaattgttaaacactgtcataagtgtctaaagtggcatgtaaattcaaacgttttaacatcattttagatttaccgccgttttcaaaaactaatcatgtgatagagaaaataaagattatatTGGCCATCGTATGTCGTGCATTCAattaaatggcatcatgcttgtttccgTTGAGATAAGTTTATGTGCAGGAAAttctgcattttttgtacttttccttgggcgccattttatgagtgcagtacctgtttattagctactatagactatagtctatagaagctattgggatgggtatccgtccggcgtcagtctgtatgtatgtatgtatgtatgtatgtatgtatgtatgtatgtccgtttgtgaggcgtccgtccactcaaatatcttgagaactgcagtacttactgattttatatttgttgtgtagatgaaaaatatgattttgagaaactgttttttttaattttttgatattgttgaaaataggcaaattaatgccaaaaaaggcgtttttggtaaaaaatcttcttcttcataaccgctggtcagacagctttgttatttggtgtacaggtccctagggataacctgacttagatttgttcaaattgtgatgaaatatgcaaatgtgtatttttaaggaatttttttgtcatttctggtcaaaatttgacttacattgtatgtaattcttgtactgtataaaccctatcaattcacccagaaaaaaataattaatatgattttaaagaattgaattaattaggaaatcatcaaagccaaaataattttagtgtagaattatcagaaagttcaacttttttgacagttcatagtgaaatgcttaccatcttggaggattaaaacacgtaaaggcaactttcctgaatcccaactttgacatattctgaactgtcatttattgtgccctgtatgttatctaatagtttgtcatgatagggtggtcaaataaatagagatagagaaagttctaatttccatttatggttgacttggtgaggataaaataaaattactttggaagaaaaaaattgagtggtcaattaaaagagtggtcaaagtgatagggttttatggtaaagctgggctgcaagattcctcatgtgctatttatagcagttATGCAATCTgcgtaaacagtgcaatgaaagtgttacatgattccttataatgcttttgatgaccttgaacttcttaagtttcaaacatttgtctcttcagtgtgctttctctgagtacgtacagtctcaacttattcaacagaacttacttacaatgttaatttgaaagttaaattgTGC
Encoded here:
- the LOC139122806 gene encoding sphingosine-1-phosphate lyase 1-like, translated to MAATSGEQIAGKEGILSLVKTKLEPMIEVGTLYLNKAKDEINSYCSGMEAWQIVLYTLGLTLVVVWLYRFLFDHELGLFERIQKSFFKNVRHLPIIGTKIKQEIEKTCNNVENFSFKLEPGQTYVTNLPYTGLSESKLLQLINDKYETMEGADWTCGKVSGTVYNGNAELTSLITKVYGQYAWANPLHPDVFPGVRKMEAEVVAMTCKMFNGGPEACGTMTSGGTESILMACRVYRHIAYERGVKYPEILAPKSVHSAFNKAADYFRMKVVLVPLDPVTMKCDVKAMARMINRNTCMLVGSAPQFPHGTLDPIEEMSKLALKHKLPLHVDSCLGGFLVPFMKKAGYHIEPFDFSLPGVTSISADTHKYGFTPKGSSVIMYSNKSLRFKQYYINPDWQGGIYASPAIAGSRAGALIAATWAVMMHYGEQGYVDSTRAIIQTTRHIEAGVRKIPGVYVVGQPDVSVVALGSLDFNVFQLASDLNKRGWNLNSLQFPSCFHICVTIPHTKNGVADVFLKDVQECSEALLSQPRTKADGMAAIYGTAQAIPDRSIVSEAAGAFLDACYKTNYQTVANGVDAK